In a single window of the Deltaproteobacteria bacterium genome:
- a CDS encoding creatininase family protein, with product MLMEEMTMEDFERAVKRTQTVLIPVGSLEEHGGHLPLATDTVEAYELARRAAEVVDVFVSPPLPYGVLRSTRDHPGSVGISAGTLRAVVRDIVHSLYRQGLRRFILVSGHAGTIHIGALREIGESLVEEIDGLVLAVLSIFDLVAEGGVPEWIETENDFHAGELETSAMLAVRPHLVKGTSKAEFPLFPEPIVVRSRRKYWPGGVWGDPGKASPEKGRRLIELCVGRLCDLIRRIDGFSE from the coding sequence ATGCTCATGGAAGAGATGACCATGGAAGATTTTGAGAGAGCCGTCAAAAGGACCCAGACGGTGCTGATCCCTGTTGGTTCCCTTGAAGAACACGGTGGCCATCTCCCCCTTGCCACCGACACGGTGGAGGCTTACGAACTGGCGAGAAGAGCCGCTGAGGTGGTGGATGTCTTCGTCTCTCCACCTTTGCCTTACGGTGTTCTCAGGAGCACCCGGGACCATCCGGGTTCTGTGGGGATCTCCGCGGGAACATTAAGGGCGGTCGTCCGTGACATCGTCCATTCGCTGTACCGGCAGGGACTGAGGCGATTCATTCTCGTCTCTGGACATGCGGGTACTATCCATATCGGGGCGTTGAGGGAGATAGGCGAGAGCCTTGTGGAGGAGATCGACGGCCTTGTTCTGGCCGTCTTGTCTATTTTCGATCTGGTGGCCGAGGGGGGGGTACCCGAATGGATCGAGACGGAGAACGACTTCCACGCTGGCGAGTTGGAGACATCGGCCATGCTCGCCGTGAGGCCTCATCTGGTCAAGGGGACTTCCAAAGCAGAGTTCCCCCTTTTCCCTGAGCCGATAGTGGTGAGGTCGAGGAGGAAGTACTGGCCTGGAGGTGTGTGGGGCGATCCCGGCAAGGCCAGCCCGGAAAAAGGGAGAAGACTGATTGAGCTCTGCGTCGGGAGGCTCTGTGACCTGATTCGGAGGATTGATGGTTTTTCGGAATAG